Below is a window of Quercus robur chromosome 6, dhQueRobu3.1, whole genome shotgun sequence DNA.
ATTTTCTCCAATATCTAATACACTGGCTCTTTAAACAATGAATTGACCAATTGAACTCCCGTGGATGAAGTTTGATTAGAAAACTCCCTTCAAGGGCGATTACCCTGGTATCCTCCTCCCCGAGGATCCCTCTTCTCTGGGAACATTTTAGCCTTACCATTTTCCTGTATTTGGTCCTCCTCCACCCTCTTATACTTATCTATGCGATCCATAAAATTGGCGTATGTTCAAAGCGGACTTCATCGTGAATGACTTCCTCAACTCGTGCTTGGCAGGGAGCCCAACCTTAAAGGTTCTCACGACCACATCCTCAAAATTCCCATCTATCTCATCATTTGTCTCCCAATTCCTATTTGAATATATCTTAAGGGTCTCCCCTTCTCTCATTGCCATAGACAGTAAAGAATCTACTGGCTTGGGGACTCTACTACATGTTATGAATCTTGCCCCGAAAGCCCTCGTCAGCTCCTCGAAAGACCCCACTGACTCCTCCAAGGCATCAAACCAACACATAGCTACTGATCCAAGGATGGAGGGGAACACTTTGCACATAAGAGCTTCATTATTAGCATGAACTACCATCTTTTGATTAAAGTGGTCAACGTGCTCCACGGGATCAGTCCTCCCATTGTTAATAGTAAAAGTTGGCTGAGAAAACAGATGAGGAAGTTTGGCCTTGTTAATCCCTCTGACGAAAGGTGACTTAGAAATTTGCTATAGGGCTTTACTCATTGCATTATTCCCCATGCCATGGTGGGAGGACCTTTTCTCACGCTTATTACTGCTCTTCTCCAACTTATCCTGGCGCGTAGAGGCTGAATAGGACTCACTGGATGAAGTTCTAAACCTAAGACGATATGAGCGATCCCTACTTCCCCTTAACCTATCACTTGGTAGGGAGGATGGACTCCTTCTATAATGCTCCCTGCGCCTCAGATTCCTGCGCAGGCGTTCTACTTCCTGTTGCAACTTCCGTGTCATTTGATCATATGAAACATGATTCTTAGTCCTAGTCCTTGAGTGTGGTTAGGAATGGCAACGAGTCGGGTTCGGACCGGGTTTCTTTATGCCTAAACCCGACCTGCAGGTCTGCCCTGAAACCCGAACTCGCcccatttaataaatgggtttttTTCTGTACCCCAGACCCACCTCGTCAGGCCCCACAGGCCTCGCGGGCCCCACCCAACCTATGCCAATTCAAGGCCAAATCCATGAcccaatcccaaaaaaaaaaaaaaatcccaagatCATGTTCATCAATCTAGAtcagaaacccaaaaacaaaaaccccaagATCATGTTCATCAACTTTGATcgaaaacccaaaaacaaaaaccccagGATCATGTTCTTCAATCGAACCAGAGTAGCAACTACAAccccaaacacaaacacaaaaattttagattttttattttccctttcaaaatcacaaacacaaatataGAAATCATAAACCCAAACTAgagtctcaaaaaaaaaaataataataataaacccaAACCCTAACAATCCCAAAGGTCCCAAACCCTAATGAACCCAAACAagaatggcaaaaaaaaaaaaaaaaaaaaagaacatattgAAGGCACAGGGAGTAGGGAGAGTGGGAGCGATTGAGGGGGGCGACAGTGAGGCAGTGAGGCCGTGAGTGGCTGTGCGAGTTGGTGAGAGTGACGGCTTGAGGAGTTGAGGGCGGCGGCAGCGGCGAGGCTGTGGCCGTGTCGCTGTGGCTATGGCCGTGAGAATGATTGGAGATTTGAGAGAGGGTAGGTGGCGGCTCAGAGATAAGAATGGGAGAAtaagatgaaaaatgaaatgagTTAGGGTTgtttataactatatatataagggtagTTAAGTAATTTATATGTAACcaggttgggtttgggtcaggTTTTGATGAAACCCGGACCCgctttgggttttttgttttaaaccCATACCTAACCTTATTTTTAATCAGGTCGAGTAAAACCCGACCCATTGTCGGGTCGGGTCAGGGCGGGTCGGTCTTGGATTGCCATCCTTAAGTGTGGCAAGACTCCACCATAATGCTTAGGATATGTTGTCTATCCCTCCTTTGCTCCAAGTTAACAAATTGGTTATCCCTTTGCTAGCCAACCAATTCTTCCTCATCGTGGCTTATGTTAGCCATAACTACTCAGGACAAATCCACGGCACCTTGTTGCTTCCCACAGACagcaccaattgtaaggactagaGAAACTAGCAGCTCAGgcccacttagaatagtggCTAGATCAGTTCAACTGTGGCCCAAAACAAAGAATTTGTAAGAAAGGGAGACAAACAACAAGAGGAAGGCTCTACCCAAGgataaaaataaggaagaaaaagaagatgtaattaAATGGATAAgttaagagcatccacagcagtggatctataattttagctatttagcaccaccaaaacttattttatctattttatctacacacatgctgcatcagtagatctattttagttttcaacacaataaaataatataaaaatcacaataaaataatacaaccactacaataaaataatatattccactacccaaaaaaaatccacagcaccaaccacaaccacctctaccatcagccacaaCCACACATACCCAGCAAGGtagcaaccaccaccaccacacaccCCAGCAAGGCAATAACCACCACCACCCCACCATCACACACACCCCACCAAGGCAGAAACCAccaacaaaacaagaaaaaaaaaaaaaaaaaaaaaaaaaaaaaaaaaaaaaaaaaccccaccaaTCACCAACAGACACCAAACCAAGCACAACACCGATTGGAGAAACCACCAACAAATACCGATTGCAGAAACCACCAATTACTAAAACCACCAATTGTAGAAACCACCAACAAACCAACAATCCACAGCCCATCCCATGcccaccaaacaccaaaaccaCTAATCCGGCCACCCAATCACCATACCAACACCGATTCGGCCACCTAAACACCAACCCACAGCCCATCCCATGCCCACCAAAATCCACCAAAACCCACAGCCCATCTGACCCACAATCCCCTCGCCACCACCATCGCATCGCCCGCGACTACCAGAAACCCACAGATCTCGTCTAGGCTAGTGACGTTGGTGATCGGTGGCTTGGGTCGGCTTGGGCCGGTGACATTGAGGTCGGCGGAGCGTGGGTCAGAGACGTTGAGACAGAGAGGTGAGAGtgactaagagagagagaggcacggAGTGACTGAGAGTCTGAGAAAGAGAAagtctatttattattttaatcaatggcagaataatttttttttttttttttttgctcttagctacaatgcacatctatctatagatgtgcactatagcAAATCAGctaaaaaatataactataGCTCCATTGCTGGAgcttgttttttgtgtgtgaggAGATAAAATATACCaatatagctttttagcaccactgctgtgagtgctctaaCTTCTCAATAATGTGGTAGGAGTCTGCTTAGTTGTAACTTACACTAttcaggtcacttcctcatcaatgcagctGATAAAGCTGTTGCCCACCATTTAATGCAGAGGCAACAGGTTACTCCAAACTGGAAACTTCCCCTATGATCACTTATTCTCTTTCTTCAGATCCTTCTTCCCACTTGGAGCGCCTCGCCTCAAAGTCCTTTGACTCGCCCCTTCCTCTCCTCAGGCGACCTTCCTCCTCGGGCCCATGGCATCCCCACACCAATACTGCAACTCTTCAACTTCATCCTCAGTTCTCGGGCACTTACaactatttaactaaaaaatacatttccatcccatgagaaaaaatccacatagcagaatcttaaaaatgaaacctaagaaacaacacctaagtactgtacctaagtcttgctctaATTGAATATAAGATCTGAAgttaaatttccttcctacagAAAAAGATAGTTGATGTCCTAACCTAATGATAAAGATTAATCACCATACAGCAAacatcataaatttaaaatattattgtatttatCTAAAGTTAGATAATGGCATAGTTATTAAATCTAGATCAGATCGTCTAACAACCAATTCATTAGATTACTAGTGAGTTATTAGTTGAATTGCACggttaaatagtttttttaaaatatacatataaatataaataaatttgaaaaatcataaaataattatgtaaaattggaaagaaaaaaaaaaaggcatgtctaaattattaattaaaatttggtgTAAAAAACTAGCTACttaaagcattcacatcaaagggaaataatttttttttaagaaaagaaaagaaaaataatcttGTATCaccaaaaagctattttatcttttttacaTCATTAATTTAACAATACACCCTAGATCTCATAATCTGTTCTTTTTGTGAGATTAAAATAATTGGATGCTGAATAAAATAATAGTGTTTAAGATATGGATATTGCTAGCGTGGAAATCTATTTTTAGATGTTAATGTAGCAAATGCAAAAATCTCAATAGTGTAAGAACACCGGATATAGGGGTTTTTTCAAGCAATTGGTTCTACAGTAATATGCAAAATAGCTAAAAACAAGTTTTAGAGCACCGAATGGAATGCTCTAATATAATTCAAACTAAAGGTTTCACAAGTAATAaccctaaatataaaatataaggaTGTCATTGATCTTTGCCCAAATATTTGCTAAGTAAAATCCTATTGCATTACACGTCTTAAAATTCTAGGAATAAAAGCGTATCTCAAACTTCAAAATCACATTCTGTGCATGTTGCATATCTTACTAGTTGCTCTAATCTCATAGCTTACGATTGAAGCTACTTGAAACTATCTATATTGAAAAGTCTAGTACGAcctcattataaaaaaatttgtttcaattATCCTGCAAATTCAGAAAACAGTACTATGTAGAACTTATAAAcgtttttttccccctcaaaattaaaaaaactagtcCGGTGAAAACAAACCATCCAAGTTGCACGAGTTGCCAAAAAACCGGTTCGGTTTTATTAAGTTGAccaaactaaatttgttgcgGGAGAAAATGTACTTGAATGAAGGAAATTCCTCCTCCTATTGTTACTATTTTGTAAACCTAGTTTACTAACATGATAGCACATTTAGATAGGTTTAAATTATACCTTACATAACTTTTAATATGACTGTGGCCAAGAAGTTCAAGGAGgttgacaataaaaaaaaatttcaagatcaGGAGCAAGTATATTATCTACGatttaatctttatatatatatatatatatatatatattattaataggtTATTATTTAGATACAGAAGTTTGATATTTTCAATCCTATGCATTGCCACTTGAACTACGAAGTTCGTTGGGCAagcttttaatattttcaaccCTATGCAGTACCTTATCCATCAATGACCATTTGAAAAGTATTTTTTCCTAAGTTATGCCAAGCTTTTGTTCCGCAGTGGTAGAGATGATAGTTTTATATCGCATTTAATGTCTCTGAACCAACGATTTTTGTCCAACCTCATTTAGCAAAATTTGTTGAGTAGAATCATGTGTAGGACTGTACAATGGACTTGACGAATTCccggtgttttttttttttttttggtaatcaaagGATAAATTCATTCAAACAACTAAACGACCAACAAGAACATAGTGTTTATACAACATACAAGAATTATCTAAATTGGGCAAAAGGGAAACATCAATAGGAGGATCCATAAAGATGAGCCCCCATGCTTAGCAAGAGCATCGGCACCGGCACATTTGGTCACCTCCCTATAGGCTATAGCAGTGCTGGATTTTTACTAGAAGGATTAGCCTTAAGACCTTCCCTGCAGTCATCCACAATGGTATCATTTGCATTAGCCAGCTTAGCATATAGTTCTATTTTCACAACAGGTAAGTTTAATGAAAGACAAAGGTTGATGTAGTCCCTTAGAGCTCAATAATTCTGCCACTACACTTGTAGCGATCCCAATAACTCTAGCATACCCTCTTGAGTCTCCGACCCAAGCTTCATTAGCATCTCTAACAAGTCCTTCACTTCAGTGACTTCACCCTCTATAAGACCAAGATTTGTCAGAGACGAACCATCTGAATTAAGCTTAAATGAGTTACGGGATGGGCACCACCATTTCACTTGGATTAGAACATGAACCAATGGAGAGTGTTCATTAAGCCCAATAAAAGCAACTGCATGAGCTTTAGCCACAACATTTGACATTAGATATCCATGCGgtatccccgcctacaccaaaaaccgattggtgtcttgatctaatgataaagaactaaATCAAGAGTGGAcgttataggttgaaattcttacattctcaccaaaaaaaaaatctccatttAGTCTACTGGTCTTTCTTGATTGAAAATTACTCTATTTTTATGTAACCATAGGCTCCAAATCCCACGAGAGAAGATAATATACCCCAACCAATATTCAAAGAAGGTAAAGGGGTGGAACTACAGCAATTGAATCTTAGCCAATCAACTAGGTTCAAACCATAGAAAAGGTTGGACTGCATAGGGGAGGGAAAGGAGTTCCAAAACCTTCGAGTGAAAGGGCAGTCTCTCATAATTAACATGCTCAATTGATTCCAAAGGGGCATTGCACATAGGGCAGAATGTTGGAAGGTTTAACTCTCTAGCCACAAGGATAGATCTAACTGGGATGCTATAGTGACAACACTACCATAAGAAACTCCTCACTTTTGGAAGTCTCAAAAAAACCATAGAGCAAAGAATCGACACCCTTTTGAAAACACCAACATGTCGCTATATCAGGTATTACCCGTCTAAGTGCGGAATCCTTACATTGCTTCTGAGTTCTGATTAACAAGGGAAGTGAAAAATAAGTCAATTTTAAAACTCCCCcatattttttagtttcaagAAAAGTAGTTAACAACACACTTTACAATGATGCAAAATCTCAATAAAAATGCAGAATGTcgaggaaaatattttatttggctAAAGGAAAGGTTAATGTTAAGACTTACACGGTTCCatacttttcattttcaatcaTAAAAAGCCTGACACTTTTTTTCTGATTTGCTGTAAAATGCTCTTAGATGAAAAATACTTTacgttgaaaatattttctataaaacattttcattttacggtgtttattaaacatttttattttgcagTGTTTAATTGcataattgaaaataatttggaAATCATTATTTAGTGTTTGTTTCGTCGAAAAATGAAAGCTTTTTACTAGTTATCAGAACCCACCAAATGCAAGTACAACTGCACAAATCAGCACCGACCACCCAAAAATTCAGattgggaggaaaaaaagaccccacaacaaaataaacaaattggcacaaatccaaacaaattCACTCCAACCACCCAAAAATCAGACCTTGGGAGGCTGGCACTGCTGGTTGGAGGGGAAGGATGCAGTGGATAAGAAGAAGATGGGTTTGGGCGAGAGAGGAAGGTTGTGCGTGGGTTAGGTAAGAGAAGCTTACAAGTTAAAcgttttacatttatttttagcgtagaacattttataattttctctaTTGGGTTTTACAatcaactaaaaatattttcaaagttCGACCAACATTTTGCAACAAAACATATACTGCAAAACGTTGAACGTTAGTGATTCTCTATTAGTAGCTACGCACACTCATCATAATCCATTTTCTAACCTCTTTGACTATTACTAACAATTCCAAACCAGCActtgattaatgaaatattATAGTAAAATCTGTAAGAATATGGAATGTCAAATTTGGAATATTTTCGTGAAATCCCTCTAGTTTTCAATTTAAGACAGCTAAATGCATTACTGCTCAAAGAGAAAAATCCCATCAAGGAAGACAACTGCAACAAGTATCAATCCAAACTGCATTTTGCTATTTGTACCAATTAACATGGACAACACAAGCtcattgacttaattaattcaatagCAGATCTAATTTGTCAACTCCACTAAATCAACAATAGGCTGTGTACTAAGTACATTTTTCAACCTTCTAAACTGAATACCTCAGCAAATATTGAACATATCAATGTGACATTAACTAAAATACAAGACAATAACTAGCCTTCGTAGTCCccctgggcaaacttgttctcTGAATAATAGACGGCCACTACTGAATTCCCACCAAATTTTCTTCCATTCAACCCAGTACGAGCTTTTGTAGAACCCTCAATGTCTGCATACTCCAAAAACACCTGATATGAATAGAGATCAGTATTCAGCAATCTTGAATTCAAGCAAATGAACTAAATAAGTTATAGTATAGGTATGGGACAAATGCCAATGAGCTCAAGCTCAATGGCACTTCCTCTACCTACAAAAAGGGGACACTGAATTAAAATTAAGATCCATTGATTAAATTTTAGCTTTTGCTATCAATTTCCCCAAAAAAGAAACACTCTCACtataaaaagtaattataaataaaaatccaacaaGACCagcttttttgaaaataagctattttttatatttagtcTCACATTTGGCAAATAAGGTACCGAAAACTACGGGATACCAAACTAACCCAGGCCCaactaaaaaattttgatcACTTCACAAATTTATGCTAATaatctataaataaattatagttgaaattatattatttgagttatttagataagaatgattttttataaacttataaagaTTCACCAGCCTTGTActgttaaaatttatatataatttctacaaCAAAATAGACTATTTacattatcaataaattacaaaCAATACTTCGATATCTTATTAAACTATTTACAAACTTACACAATCGAATAtgaagtttatataaatatatttatacttgatctaaaattttgataaatagaaagaaaaaaaaagtagcaataCTTCATGACATCTAGGACTCCAAATAACAATAGATTTCTTATCCCATTGTAAAGATTCAACTACAGGAAGAAGGAAAATGTAGGCAGGAAACTGAACAAACCTTCCCGACTCCAGGTGATGGTTCATCATTAGGTTGTGGGCGTGGGATGACGATATTTACCAGTGTACCTGCAAATCacattaaaaattcaaaatgcataaaatttatcaaaatatacaAAGGAACACATGAGGTGAACAAAGAAAGAAGGTTATAGAGGCTTCTGTCTGTGTATATTAGGCCTGATTCTTTAAAGCAGAATGTGGGACTACAAAAAAGCTGTAAAACAGAAAGATATACCACAAAGAAAATCAATATACGTACATGCAAAGAACCTCAACAGGTGAAATTGactaaatttaaaacaaagacTGCCAATACGTAATCACGAATTAGAACAAGGTTTTACCAAATTTTCCGCATTCCTCTCTCATGTCTTCCAAAATGTCTTGATAATCATCATCTTCTTTGAGTTCATCGGGAGAAACCGCCTGAGTTAGACACACAACCTTGGTGGCCACTGCAGCAGCTGGTTGTAACATGAGCTTCTGCAGAACAAAGAGAATTAGTGGATGAACCTATAACTGAGATCCAAAATTAGAACttcaaattaacataaaatattacagaaatacaaacacaacaaattaGTTGCTAAATGAATGCATCTCAGCACTGAGAAAAACCAAATTGACAAATAAGATTTAGATTTCACCTGCAATGCAATCTGCTGCTGTGCATGCAACAATACATTCTCTTGCTCGGGTTTAGGTTGATTAGCACCCTGGTTAGCACGTCTAACAGTAAGAGTTTTATCACCCATCTTAATTCCATTCAGAGCTGCACAAGCTATGTCTGTAACTGAAAGATCTTGGTAAACACAAAATGCATAGCCTTTTGAATTTCCCGTTTCTCTGTCTTTCACAAGATCAAAACCCCGAAGTGGCCCAAAAGTCTCTAACAACTCCCTGATCTGTGTTTCTGTGAAGTAATAGGGAAGCCCACCCACAAATATGCGATCAGGACCCTCAAGCCCACCTGCAGATCCCGGTGTTAACCCAACAGCAGCAAGGTTCAGATTGGGATTGGGCTGACTTGGACCAAGTGTTGCAGCAAGAGATGGGTTGTAGTCACTAGGTCTCCTCACCTTAACAGGAGCACCCTGGAGTAAAGAGAATAAATTAAAGAAGTCAATATCATAAAATGTATTAACTTCGCCCGTAATAGGTAGTAGTACACAGATATTAATCCTGATTTGACGTTGAACAAAGTTAAAATGAAATACCTCAAATATAATCCCATCCAAAGCCATTGCATTACTAGCCTCCTCAACAGATCTCATCTCCACGAAAGCAAACTTCTTTTCATGGTTTATGTAAACATTGACAACAGCATCTCCTGCACAGGAAAGAGAGAATCAATAAATTCCAATAAAAAAGCAGGTGATGTATGCAAATTGAGATCAATCATACAATGACATACCTGGACCAGCAGTGTTTCCTCCAATTGCAGCCATAACATGACTGAAAAATGTCGCAACAGACTGCAGTAGAAAAAGTTAAGTCATTACTATTGGGTAAGTAAAATCTTTATAAATGAAAACAAGGTGAATGTTGTCACTGGGGGTGAAAAGTAGGAGAGGACAGGGAAGGGATTATGGATGATAGATTACAGATTACAGATGATAGGAACAATGACAATCAAAGAGGTGGGCAAACCTGTTCATTTGCTGTAGGAGGAAGCCCACCAACATACACTCGCCGAGCATGCCTTGTAGCctaaaaacaaatcatattaGATGATATTATGAGCCAAATTTTAaggttaaaatatttttaaaagaaagaaaagcattTACTGCATAAGTACTAACAAACCTGTTGAGTCATTGCCTGAACTGGCATAACAGGAAGAGCTCCAAATTGCTGCTTTCCAACAAAAGAcatcattaataaaaattaaagcatCCTCATGAATATCTTTTACacgtgtatgtgtgtgtgtgtgtgtgtgtgtgtgtatgtgtgagagagagagagagagagagagagagaggggaaagGGATACCTGACCAGTTGCTATAGGAAACATGTTTGGAAACATTCCAGGAAGAGCCGGAGTAGCCCCTGCAATCTGACCTGCAAAAGAAATTATACTGCTACTcagaaaacaataataatacaaCCTCTTACATTTATATGTTGCAAAATGACTCTTATCAAGAGTACTCTCCCCATTAAATTAAGTACAACCTAACCTCTTTCAATAATGTTTATCAAAGGAGATGAAAGGAATACATTATATACAAGTTCTGGAGGTAATATTTGTAAGACTACCAAAACAGGCAATAGTTCCCGGTTGAAGACGAACAAGACCCATCAAACCGGTGCATTGTTTCCTCCTTGTACATAAAAGCTACAGAAGTCGGCTCACGCCCATTGTCAGCACAGTGGGGCAAGTAGCCCAACATTGCCTTCTTACAACAAAAGACAAGacatagaaacaaaaaaaacaaacaccaaacacaacaaaaaaccAGAAACATCTCTCAGTTCCGATTCCAGAATTATGTcaccaattataaaaaaaaaagtacagtcCTTCCATAGACCACAGCTTTGAAAAGCTATATGTGCAAATGAAAGAGCAAAATATAGCTTACCAAATGACACCATGTAATTTGATACGAACTTTCCACACtatatccaaaaaagaaaaagaaggcagTTAAGAAGATCATAACAATCTTAAATACATAAGAGGGTATATTTACCTGTTACAGCAGCTGCACCAGATAACAATGCAGAAGCAGGAGGCGCCATATCAAAGCCACTAATCCTTTTGCTGCAAGTAAATACTGTCAGCATACCAAGAACGTAACCAATATACACGTGTCAAATTCATTTAAGCACTAGATCAATGCATCAGACTTAGAGAAACAACACAAACTAAACTACAAATGATAATGGTAACATCACCTAATAAACCAAATACATTCAAACAAACATAGGCACACATAAGTCAAGATCTTTGTGGCTCAGTGGCAGTACCCAGTATCCCCATGGGAAGAAATTGGTTTGAATCCCCCTCCACCACTTgtggtaattaaaaaaaaaggcacacaTTAAAGAAGAGCCTGAAACAACAAACAGCATACCTAACATTTTGTGTACCTTACACCTGGACAAGGTTCTACACAATGTTCAGGACTTTGGCCATTCATTAGTATTCTACAACCAAAGATAGTGCCCATAGAGACCATGGTTTAGTGTGCATTTACactcacaaaaaataaacaatacaGAAATATCACACCCTAC
It encodes the following:
- the LOC126732562 gene encoding splicing factor U2af large subunit B isoform X2, with amino-acid sequence MSDYEGRYEGNGEDADNYGGGSSPQPRGSSHGGPEDHSDTKSQHGSRDYERESSKSREKDREKGRDKERDRDRDRDRDRERDRDKDRERSKDRDRDRERDRDRDRDRDRHHRDRHRDRDRSERRERGRDRDDDDYYRGGRDYDRRRDFDRDREERSKRKSRSRSKGRSEHRSRSRSRSRSKSKRISGFDMAPPASALLSGAAAVTGQIAGATPALPGMFPNMFPIATGQQFGALPVMPVQAMTQQATRHARRVYVGGLPPTANEQSVATFFSHVMAAIGGNTAGPGDAVVNVYINHEKKFAFVEMRSVEEASNAMALDGIIFEGAPVKVRRPSDYNPSLAATLGPSQPNPNLNLAAVGLTPGSAGGLEGPDRIFVGGLPYYFTETQIRELLETFGPLRGFDLVKDRETGNSKGYAFCVYQDLSVTDIACAALNGIKMGDKTLTVRRANQGANQPKPEQENVLLHAQQQIALQKLMLQPAAAVATKVVCLTQAVSPDELKEDDDYQDILEDMREECGKFGTLVNIVIPRPQPNDEPSPGVGKVFLEYADIEGSTKARTGLNGRKFGGNSVVAVYYSENKFAQGDYEG
- the LOC126732562 gene encoding splicing factor U2af large subunit B isoform X4, which codes for MAPPASALLSGAAAVTGQIAGATPALPGMFPNMFPIATGQQFGALPVMPVQAMTQQATRHARRVYVGGLPPTANEQSVATFFSHVMAAIGGNTAGPGDAVVNVYINHEKKFAFVEMRSVEEASNAMALDGIIFEGAPVKVRRPSDYNPSLAATLGPSQPNPNLNLAAVGLTPGSAGGLEGPDRIFVGGLPYYFTETQIRELLETFGPLRGFDLVKDRETGNSKGYAFCVYQDLSVTDIACAALNGIKMGDKTLTVRRANQGANQPKPEQENVLLHAQQQIALQKLMLQPAAAVATKVVCLTQAVSPDELKEDDDYQDILEDMREECGKFGTLVNIVIPRPQPNDEPSPGVGKVFLEYADIEGSTKARTGLNGRKFGGNSVVAVYYSENKFAQGDYEG
- the LOC126732562 gene encoding splicing factor U2af large subunit B isoform X5; its protein translation is MGLVRLQPGTIACFGQIAGATPALPGMFPNMFPIATGQQFGALPVMPVQAMTQQATRHARRVYVGGLPPTANEQSVATFFSHVMAAIGGNTAGPGDAVVNVYINHEKKFAFVEMRSVEEASNAMALDGIIFEGAPVKVRRPSDYNPSLAATLGPSQPNPNLNLAAVGLTPGSAGGLEGPDRIFVGGLPYYFTETQIRELLETFGPLRGFDLVKDRETGNSKGYAFCVYQDLSVTDIACAALNGIKMGDKTLTVRRANQGANQPKPEQENVLLHAQQQIALQKLMLQPAAAVATKVVCLTQAVSPDELKEDDDYQDILEDMREECGKFGTLVNIVIPRPQPNDEPSPGVGKVFLEYADIEGSTKARTGLNGRKFGGNSVVAVYYSENKFAQGDYEG
- the LOC126732562 gene encoding splicing factor U2af large subunit B isoform X1, producing the protein MSDYEGRYEGNGEDADNYGGGSSPQPRGSSHGGPEDHSDTKSQHGSRDYERESSKSREKDREKGRDKERDRDRDRDRDRERDRDKDRERSKDRDRDRERDRDRDRDRDRHHRDRHRDRDRSERRERGRDRDDDDYYRGGRDYDRRRDFDRDREERSKRKSRSRSKGRSEHRSRSRSRSRSKRILMNGQSPEHCVEPCPGVSKRISGFDMAPPASALLSGAAAVTGQIAGATPALPGMFPNMFPIATGQQFGALPVMPVQAMTQQATRHARRVYVGGLPPTANEQSVATFFSHVMAAIGGNTAGPGDAVVNVYINHEKKFAFVEMRSVEEASNAMALDGIIFEGAPVKVRRPSDYNPSLAATLGPSQPNPNLNLAAVGLTPGSAGGLEGPDRIFVGGLPYYFTETQIRELLETFGPLRGFDLVKDRETGNSKGYAFCVYQDLSVTDIACAALNGIKMGDKTLTVRRANQGANQPKPEQENVLLHAQQQIALQKLMLQPAAAVATKVVCLTQAVSPDELKEDDDYQDILEDMREECGKFGTLVNIVIPRPQPNDEPSPGVGKVFLEYADIEGSTKARTGLNGRKFGGNSVVAVYYSENKFAQGDYEG
- the LOC126732562 gene encoding splicing factor U2af large subunit B isoform X3, which gives rise to MSDYEGRYEGNGEDADNYGGGSSPQPRGSSHGGPEDHSDTKSQHGSRDYERESSKSREKDREKGRDKERDRDRDRDRDRERDRDKDRERSKDRDRDRERDRDRDRDRDRHHRDRHRDRDRSERRERGRDRDDDDYYRGGRDYDRRRDFDRDREERSKRKSRSRSKGRSEHRSRSRSRSRSKRILMNGQSPEHCVEPCPGVSKRISGFDMAPPASALLSGAAAVTGQIAGATPALPGMFPNMFPIATGQQFGALPVMPVQAMTQQATRHARRVYVGGLPPTANEQSVATFFSHVMAAIGGNTAGPGDAVVNVYINHEKKFAFVEMRSVEEASNAMALDGIIFEGAPVKVRRPSDYNPSLAATLGPSQPNPNLNLAAVGLTPGSAGGLEGPDRIFVGGLPYYFTETQIRELLETFGPLRGFDLVKDRETGNSKGYAFCVYQDLSVTDIACAALNGIKMGDKTLTVRRANQGANQPKPEQENVLLHAQQQIALQKLMLQPAAAVATKVVCLTQAVSPDELKEDDDYQDILEDMREECGKFAFL